The Listeria cossartiae subsp. cossartiae genome includes the window AAGAGACGCATGAAATCGTGAAATTATTTAGAGATTTAGTAGACATTGCAGCACCGGGGACGATTATTATAACCGAAACGAATGTGCCGCATGTTGATAATATTAGTTACTTTGGAAATGGTGAAAAAGAAGCGCATATGGTTTATCAATTCCCGCTTCCACCACTTGTGCTCCATGCGATACATCATGGCAATGCAGCGTTCCTCCGCAATTGGGCGGAAAATTTAGAGTTACCAGAAGGCAAGCGCACATTCTTCAATTTCCTTGCCTCACATGATGGGATTGGGTTAAATCCAGTGCGCGGCATTATTCCAGAAGCGGAAATTTTGGCGCTAGTGGATGATTTGGAGAAAGAAGGAGCACTTGTTTCTTATAAGCAAAATCCAGATGGTTCTAAGAGTCCTTATGAAATTAACGTGACGTACATGGATGCGTTAAGTAAACAAGCGGACACAGATGATTTGAGACTTGCAAGATTCCTTGTGGCTCATGCGGTACTGATGTCTATTCCAGGCGTTCCAGCCGTTTACGTTCAAAGTATTTTAGGAAGCCGCAACGATTATTTAGGCGTGGAAGCAACAAGCCATAATCGCTCTATTAATCGAAAAAAATACGACTTAGCGGAAATTACAGCTGAGTTGGAACAAACTGGCTCCTTACGAAAAGAAACATATGATGCGCTAACGAAATTAATTAGCACAAGAAAAGCGGAATCACTTTTCCATCCAGAAATCCCGATGGAAGTTTTAGAATCTACGGCGGAACTATTTGTTGTTAAACGCGCATCCGACGCAGAATCGATTATATTGATTCATAATTTATCAGAAAAAGAAGTGAGTTATTCACTAGACAGCGGTGTTTATACAAATCTTTATACGGGCTCCACGGTAACTGGGAGCGATTCCATAAAGCTTAGTGGCTATGAATTCTGCTGGCTAAAAACCAAAAATTACAGGGAGGAACAAAAATGAAGAAAAAGAGTCTTGTATTACTTGTTGTTGTGTTGGTTCTAAGTGCGGTTTTAGCTGCATGTGGAGGAAAAGGTTCTAGTAGTGAGGAAGTAACAATCGAATTTATGCATTCATCCGTTGAAAAAGAACGTTTAGATGTGATTAATCAATTAATTGCTGATTTTGAAAAAGAAAATCCAACAATTAAAATCAAACAAATTCCAGTTGAGGAAGATGCTTTTAATACAAAAGTTGTCACACTTGCTCGTTCTGGTAAACTTCCAGCAGTTATGGAAGTAAGCCAAGATTTTGCCAAAGTAATGGATAAAGATCAGTTGATTGACCAAGCGGCAGTAAAAGAAGTTATCGACTCTGTTGGAGAAGATAAATACTACGAAGGTGCAACAAACTTAGTACGTTCTGAAGATGGTAAAAGCTTTATCGCAGCTCCATTAAGCGGTTGGGTTCAAGGTATTTGGTATAACAAAAAAGCGTTAGCCGATGCTGGTTTTGAAGAACCAAAAAACTGGGCAGATATTGAAAAAGTAGCTAAAAAATTCACGAATAAAGCAGATAAAAAATACGGTATTGCTATTCCAACAGCAGAAAGCACTATGAGTGAGCAAGCATTCTCCCAATTCGCGCTTTCTAACAAAGCAAACGTTTTAGATGCAAAAGGTAATGTAACGATCGATACACCAGAAATGAAAGAAGCACTTCAATACTACAAAGATTTGTCAGCATACACTATGCCTGGTTCAAATGATGTAACGGAAATTAAAGATGCATTTATGAATGGAACAGTTCCAATGGCGATGTACTCTACGTATATCCTTCC containing:
- a CDS encoding sugar phosphorylase — encoded protein: MTNLRKRLSRLYSEDVVESLAARIEARVQQTQQRKLTRKDKWDEKDIVLITYGDQFKEDSQKTLTTFKKMYDSYLKSTFEVVHFLPFYPYSSDDGFSVIDYKAVNPELGDWTDIKEMEQSARLMFDFVCNHMSAKSDWFKRYLAGDEEFQNFFVEMDPDTDLSSVTRPRATPVLTPFQFESGKVGHIWTTFSEDQIDLNFASPEVLYKMIDVLMFYLEEGAEYVRLDAVGFMWKVPGTSSIHLEETHEIVKLFRDLVDIAAPGTIIITETNVPHVDNISYFGNGEKEAHMVYQFPLPPLVLHAIHHGNAAFLRNWAENLELPEGKRTFFNFLASHDGIGLNPVRGIIPEAEILALVDDLEKEGALVSYKQNPDGSKSPYEINVTYMDALSKQADTDDLRLARFLVAHAVLMSIPGVPAVYVQSILGSRNDYLGVEATSHNRSINRKKYDLAEITAELEQTGSLRKETYDALTKLISTRKAESLFHPEIPMEVLESTAELFVVKRASDAESIILIHNLSEKEVSYSLDSGVYTNLYTGSTVTGSDSIKLSGYEFCWLKTKNYREEQK
- a CDS encoding ABC transporter substrate-binding protein, giving the protein MKKKSLVLLVVVLVLSAVLAACGGKGSSSEEVTIEFMHSSVEKERLDVINQLIADFEKENPTIKIKQIPVEEDAFNTKVVTLARSGKLPAVMEVSQDFAKVMDKDQLIDQAAVKEVIDSVGEDKYYEGATNLVRSEDGKSFIAAPLSGWVQGIWYNKKALADAGFEEPKNWADIEKVAKKFTNKADKKYGIAIPTAESTMSEQAFSQFALSNKANVLDAKGNVTIDTPEMKEALQYYKDLSAYTMPGSNDVTEIKDAFMNGTVPMAMYSTYILPSVYEEGDPKNIGFAIPEEKEKAVYGTVSGLTISAGLDDEQKKATKKFVEYLSQPKNMATWVLMSPGGAQPVNKEVVEQKAYKENEVIKSFGDLPNEIAASFNDIQVFGLVDGKNLTKMGDITSSGILAQMVNNVTVGGGDVSADLKAAQKKAEEGK